From one Agathobaculum sp. NTUH-O15-33 genomic stretch:
- a CDS encoding LytR/AlgR family response regulator transcription factor produces the protein MYRIAICDDKIEDLEQMNELVRQIMPTFDLAYEVDRFLSIQQLLEAFDSAPYQLILLDILFEGPEGLVWAKEVQRRGYDCSVILVSSSTDYLLAGYDIHAIHYIVKPPDRNKLQSAIRYALLHGPRPDEKITLQASGSVQVLEQQRIFYLESINHDVLVHAEGCKEIKCRGKLEDFEQRLSGIAAAQCHRSYLVNLARVRAIRYDCVELSGGKKLPMSRTYKEPFKKAYLDYKITV, from the coding sequence ATGTATCGTATCGCAATTTGTGACGATAAAATAGAAGATTTGGAACAAATGAATGAGCTGGTGAGGCAGATCATGCCGACATTTGACCTCGCTTACGAAGTGGATCGGTTTTTATCCATACAGCAGTTGTTAGAGGCATTTGACAGCGCACCATATCAATTAATCCTGCTGGATATCCTATTTGAGGGGCCGGAAGGGCTGGTTTGGGCAAAGGAGGTGCAGCGGCGGGGCTACGATTGCTCGGTGATTCTGGTCAGCAGCAGCACCGATTATCTGCTGGCAGGCTACGATATCCACGCGATTCATTATATCGTCAAACCGCCGGATCGCAATAAGCTGCAAAGCGCGATTCGTTACGCCCTGCTGCACGGCCCTAGACCGGATGAGAAAATAACGCTGCAAGCCAGTGGCAGCGTTCAGGTACTGGAACAGCAGAGGATTTTTTACCTCGAAAGTATCAACCATGATGTATTGGTGCATGCGGAGGGATGTAAGGAGATTAAATGCAGAGGCAAGCTGGAGGATTTTGAGCAGCGTTTGTCGGGTATCGCGGCGGCGCAGTGCCACAGAAGCTATCTGGTCAATTTGGCGCGGGTGCGGGCCATACGGTACGACTGTGTGGAATTGAGCGGCGGTAAAAAATTGCCGATGAGCCGCACCTATAAGGAACCGTTTAAAAAAGCATATCTGGATTATAAAATAACGGTCTGA
- a CDS encoding tyrosine-type recombinase/integrase, which yields MNETHVLTATVLDSFRKQLIADERSRDTIAKYLRDVRTFCAFLQPCKIVDKEAVMAYKKHLAERYKGSSANSMLVAVNCLLAFLGWGECRVKLLRMQRQNFRQADRELTKDEYQRLLHAAKNKQNERLYLLMQTICATGIRVSEHRFITVAAIKTGYARIVNKGKERVVFIPAELKGPLLRFCRAHGVEQGSVFVSRSGRPLDRSNIWADMKRLSQKANVPAEKIFPHNLRHLFAITYYQLEKDIIRLADILGHSSVETTRIYTATSGAEQKKLLSRLGLIECG from the coding sequence ATGAACGAAACACATGTTTTAACAGCCACGGTGCTGGACAGCTTCCGAAAGCAGTTGATTGCTGATGAACGCAGCCGGGATACGATTGCCAAATATCTGCGGGATGTACGGACGTTCTGCGCCTTTTTGCAGCCATGTAAAATTGTGGATAAGGAAGCCGTTATGGCTTATAAAAAGCACTTGGCGGAGCGCTATAAGGGCAGCAGCGCCAATTCCATGCTGGTGGCGGTGAATTGCCTGCTGGCTTTCTTGGGCTGGGGCGAATGCCGGGTTAAGCTGCTGCGTATGCAGCGGCAAAATTTCCGACAGGCCGACCGTGAACTGACCAAGGACGAATACCAGCGTCTGCTGCACGCCGCAAAAAATAAGCAGAACGAGCGATTGTATTTGCTGATGCAGACGATCTGCGCCACCGGCATTCGAGTAAGCGAACACCGTTTCATCACGGTGGCGGCGATCAAGACCGGCTATGCGCGGATTGTCAACAAGGGGAAGGAGCGCGTTGTTTTTATTCCCGCGGAACTAAAAGGGCCGCTCCTCCGCTTTTGCCGGGCGCACGGCGTGGAGCAAGGATCGGTATTTGTATCCCGTTCGGGCCGCCCGCTGGACCGCAGCAATATTTGGGCGGATATGAAGCGCCTGAGCCAAAAAGCAAACGTACCTGCGGAGAAGATTTTTCCGCATAACCTGCGGCACCTGTTTGCAATCACGTATTACCAACTGGAAAAGGATATCATCCGTTTGGCGGACATTCTCGGCCATTCCAGTGTGGAGACCACCCGCATTTATACGGCCACCAGCGGCGCGGAGCAGAAAAAACTGCTGTCCCGTTTGGGGCTGATAGAGTGTGGATAA
- a CDS encoding InlB B-repeat-containing protein produces MKNRLKRVASLLLAFILLAGSAPELLGLFVPSAAAGYTSVVQMDSSTGMLYDKTVYRLDGNVTITASAGQPALRVADGATAVLYIPSGKTLTLRGGDGKSDTGGGAGLLIPSNSTLLVTGGGALKATGGNGVAAGNGAAAGAASAGASGINGADGGNGGKGAAAPGAGIGGTGGAAGAAGAGGAGKKSPRQHSIAASGSGGSNGGTGGSGTSMGKLYVLGSVSVTASAGSYTSTNGSGGSASNGVEHGNNGKDEHYTAGGGGGGGGGSMIAGPVYAIGGGAAGGGGGGGGGGGGTWQGAEYRHWGGGGGKGSNGAGNGGDAPLISLSGYSRSAGGAGGSTGSHGGCGGIWKASTASINGNSQQSVGSTGTKSEIEYTATFNHKSGTGGTASQTCYLGYKPSNISVASRTGYSLSGYYDTDSTSGGTQYFNGSGTAQRDWDKVGNATIYARWTANTYTATLDRQSGTGGTSSFTATYDSTPSNISVPSRSYYTFQGYYTAKNGGGTQYFNASGVAQRAWTIAENTTLYAHWKANTYTATFNGNGATVEGTHAASYSAAYATPTASLPSLTGSMPTRIGYEFDGYWSKSGSTLDKQYFDKAGKPTCTTWDIVSNGTVLYAKWNPNPSKISFDPNLMADGNTGDPWSANVSGLSPTENTYSTTGYYEITYPELPVLTRTGYTFTGWYSNRDCKTEDLVRSGYTMVTEQNKQPQTLYAGWEHLQFTVDYQLSAGLQLPRQVRYLEPYGKGYEMERTGYDFNGWWTKNGSTGGSWGTKIVYEESGEQTKVTNPARHTVYAKYDPHKWMVTLDPGEGSSLPAGASNTLQVSYGSAYGELPKPQPPSGQDWIFGGWYLEQTTFMTRIEKDSTVKTDKNHTLYAKWVLGQQNISFDVDDGEAIASITVDLNYSYNVNGQWPSSAQRYGYTFLSWNTKKDGSGETLTGDTLCSSRDPIIAYAQWKPDRVQITLKPGDGATVNGAATATATGDFGSAYGAAFSGGKLPVPVKTDWTFVNWYNGDQPVYDGSQIESTEPISLTAAWSQNVYTLVYHANGGALTGMESSVSINVGTEVALPGAANMSRKGYKLLGWSKTQGAAAPEYTTSFSHDDNTAVVLYAVWEPLKIKNTVQHYQQKVDGTYPDTPFEIEDVQAQATSILYATAKTYTGFAPRYEAPSIISGVVPEDKGITLKLYYDRAQYPVSIVSGEGCTAELLSTEAEGLITQADKTAVRHGGTLRFKVTLDPNFDPATMQVQVNGVTNTGFTGKVGQELRLNVTEGTQLLVTASRKVAAITPPAVQNGYQIKPVSGVFTAEYGKD; encoded by the coding sequence ATGAAAAACAGATTAAAACGGGTGGCCAGCCTTTTATTGGCGTTTATACTGCTGGCCGGATCGGCGCCCGAGCTGCTGGGATTATTCGTACCGTCCGCCGCTGCGGGATATACCTCGGTCGTACAAATGGACAGCAGCACCGGTATGCTTTATGATAAGACGGTCTACAGGCTGGATGGCAACGTAACGATAACCGCATCGGCCGGACAGCCCGCGTTGCGGGTGGCCGACGGCGCTACCGCAGTGCTGTATATTCCTTCAGGAAAAACGTTGACCTTGCGCGGAGGCGACGGGAAAAGTGACACCGGCGGCGGCGCAGGTTTGCTGATTCCCAGCAATTCCACATTGCTGGTTACCGGCGGAGGGGCTTTGAAGGCTACGGGCGGCAATGGAGTAGCCGCAGGAAATGGTGCGGCCGCAGGTGCTGCGAGCGCGGGGGCAAGCGGTATTAACGGCGCCGATGGCGGCAACGGCGGAAAAGGCGCGGCAGCACCCGGCGCCGGTATAGGCGGCACCGGCGGCGCCGCCGGCGCCGCCGGTGCTGGCGGTGCCGGCAAAAAATCCCCTAGACAGCATAGTATTGCTGCGTCGGGCAGCGGTGGCAGCAATGGTGGAACCGGCGGCAGCGGTACTTCGATGGGGAAACTGTATGTATTGGGAAGTGTCTCTGTTACGGCAAGCGCCGGCAGCTATACTTCAACAAATGGGTCGGGTGGCAGCGCGAGTAACGGTGTTGAGCATGGCAACAATGGTAAAGACGAGCATTATACCGCCGGCGGCGGCGGCGGTGGCGGCGGCGGCAGTATGATTGCGGGGCCGGTTTATGCCATTGGCGGCGGCGCGGCAGGCGGAGGCGGCGGAGGCGGCGGAGGCGGCGGAGGCACTTGGCAGGGCGCTGAGTATAGACATTGGGGCGGCGGCGGCGGCAAAGGCAGCAACGGAGCAGGAAACGGTGGAGATGCTCCTTTGATAAGTTTGAGCGGCTATTCACGTTCTGCGGGCGGTGCGGGCGGCAGTACGGGCAGCCATGGCGGCTGCGGCGGCATTTGGAAGGCCAGTACCGCGAGCATTAATGGTAACAGCCAACAATCAGTAGGCTCTACAGGCACTAAATCGGAAATCGAATATACGGCGACCTTCAACCACAAGAGCGGCACGGGAGGAACCGCTAGCCAGACCTGTTATTTAGGCTATAAGCCGAGCAATATTTCAGTGGCCTCGCGCACGGGCTATTCCTTGAGCGGTTACTACGATACAGATTCCACTAGCGGCGGCACGCAGTATTTTAACGGAAGCGGCACCGCGCAGAGGGACTGGGATAAGGTGGGGAATGCAACCATATATGCCCGCTGGACAGCGAACACCTATACCGCTACACTGGATCGGCAGTCCGGCACCGGCGGAACAAGCAGCTTTACCGCTACTTATGACAGCACGCCAAGCAATATCAGTGTGCCCAGCCGGTCCTATTACACGTTTCAGGGCTACTACACCGCGAAAAACGGCGGCGGCACCCAATATTTTAACGCAAGCGGCGTGGCGCAGCGCGCGTGGACAATCGCCGAAAACACTACGCTCTATGCGCACTGGAAGGCGAATACTTATACGGCGACGTTTAACGGAAACGGCGCTACCGTGGAAGGGACGCACGCCGCCAGCTACAGCGCGGCATATGCCACACCGACGGCCTCTCTGCCCTCGCTGACCGGCAGCATGCCGACCCGCATCGGTTACGAATTCGACGGCTATTGGAGCAAGAGCGGTTCCACGCTGGATAAGCAATACTTTGACAAAGCGGGCAAACCTACCTGCACGACTTGGGATATCGTATCAAACGGAACGGTGCTGTACGCCAAATGGAATCCCAACCCAAGCAAGATATCCTTTGATCCCAACCTGATGGCGGATGGGAACACGGGCGACCCGTGGAGCGCCAATGTTTCCGGCCTGTCGCCAACGGAAAACACCTACTCGACGACCGGATACTATGAAATTACCTATCCGGAACTGCCGGTTTTGACGCGTACCGGTTATACGTTTACAGGGTGGTATTCCAATAGGGATTGCAAAACAGAGGATCTGGTGCGCAGCGGCTATACCATGGTGACCGAACAGAACAAGCAGCCGCAAACGTTATACGCTGGTTGGGAGCACCTGCAGTTTACAGTGGATTACCAGTTATCCGCGGGACTGCAGCTGCCGCGGCAGGTACGCTATCTGGAGCCATACGGCAAGGGCTACGAAATGGAGCGTACCGGTTACGACTTTAACGGCTGGTGGACGAAAAACGGCAGCACGGGCGGCAGCTGGGGAACGAAGATTGTTTACGAAGAGAGCGGCGAGCAAACAAAGGTGACGAATCCGGCCCGGCACACGGTTTATGCAAAATACGATCCGCATAAATGGATGGTCACGCTGGACCCGGGCGAGGGAAGCAGCTTGCCCGCCGGCGCATCAAACACGCTGCAAGTGAGCTATGGCAGCGCGTATGGCGAACTGCCCAAACCGCAGCCGCCCAGCGGGCAGGATTGGATCTTTGGCGGTTGGTATCTGGAACAGACCACCTTTATGACCCGTATCGAGAAGGACAGCACTGTAAAAACGGACAAGAACCATACGCTGTATGCCAAGTGGGTGCTTGGACAGCAAAACATCAGCTTTGACGTGGACGACGGCGAGGCGATCGCTTCGATCACCGTTGATCTGAACTATTCCTATAATGTCAATGGTCAGTGGCCTTCAAGCGCACAGCGTTATGGGTATACCTTCCTTTCGTGGAACACCAAGAAAGACGGTTCGGGCGAAACGCTCACGGGCGACACGCTATGCTCCAGCCGCGACCCCATTATCGCTTACGCGCAGTGGAAGCCCGACCGGGTACAGATTACGCTAAAACCCGGCGACGGCGCAACGGTAAACGGCGCGGCAACGGCAACCGCAACCGGTGATTTTGGATCGGCCTACGGCGCGGCGTTCTCCGGCGGCAAGCTGCCTGTACCGGTCAAAACGGACTGGACGTTTGTCAACTGGTACAACGGCGACCAGCCGGTATACGACGGCAGCCAGATCGAGTCGACCGAACCGATCAGTTTGACGGCGGCATGGTCGCAAAACGTCTATACGCTGGTATACCACGCCAACGGCGGCGCGCTCACGGGTATGGAGAGCAGCGTGTCGATCAACGTCGGCACGGAGGTAGCGCTGCCCGGCGCGGCGAATATGAGCCGAAAGGGCTATAAGCTGCTCGGCTGGAGCAAGACACAGGGAGCCGCCGCGCCGGAATATACAACGAGCTTTAGCCATGACGACAACACGGCGGTGGTGCTGTATGCGGTATGGGAGCCGCTCAAGATAAAAAACACGGTACAGCATTACCAGCAGAAGGTGGACGGCACATATCCGGATACGCCGTTTGAGATCGAGGATGTGCAAGCGCAGGCGACTTCTATTCTTTATGCCACCGCGAAAACCTACACGGGCTTCGCGCCCCGTTACGAAGCGCCCAGCATAATTTCTGGCGTAGTGCCGGAGGATAAGGGTATTACCCTAAAGCTGTATTACGACCGCGCGCAGTACCCGGTATCCATCGTATCGGGGGAGGGCTGCACGGCGGAGCTGCTCAGCACGGAAGCGGAAGGCTTGATAACGCAGGCGGATAAAACCGCTGTCCGGCATGGCGGCACGCTGCGGTTCAAGGTAACGCTCGATCCGAATTTTGACCCGGCGACTATGCAGGTACAGGTGAATGGTGTGACAAACACCGGCTTTACCGGCAAGGTAGGGCAAGAGCTTCGCTTGAATGTGACGGAAGGCACGCAGTTGCTTGTAACCGCATCCCGCAAGGTGGCTGCGATTACGCCGCCCGCCGTGCAGAACGGCTACCAGATTAAGCCGGTCAGCGGAGTATTCACCGCGGAATACGGCAAGGATTGA
- a CDS encoding purine-nucleoside phosphorylase, which translates to MDHQQVRQAAEAVAKRLSQKPEIGLVLGSGLGPIADEIGDAVFVPYGEIPHFKTSTAPDHIGRFVCGKLAGKTVLCMQGRLHGYEGYEPADIAFPVYVMQALGVRALVLTNASGGINTDFSVGDLMLIEDHINMTGKSPLTGSNDAALGTRFPDMTFAYAPTLRELANQAAADCGIALRHGVYCGVNGPQFETPAEIRAFRALGADAVGMSTVYEAIAAAHCGLPVAAVAMITNMASGVLMQPLSGAEVNEIAAARGPVFRSFIRALIFHI; encoded by the coding sequence ATGGATCATCAGCAGGTACGGCAGGCGGCGGAAGCCGTCGCGAAGCGGCTATCGCAAAAGCCGGAAATCGGTCTAGTGCTCGGCTCCGGGCTGGGCCCGATCGCCGATGAGATTGGGGACGCGGTCTTTGTGCCCTATGGGGAGATTCCACACTTTAAAACCTCTACCGCGCCCGACCACATAGGCCGGTTCGTTTGCGGCAAGCTGGCGGGCAAAACCGTTTTGTGCATGCAGGGGCGCCTGCACGGCTATGAGGGTTACGAGCCCGCGGACATCGCTTTTCCGGTTTATGTCATGCAGGCGCTCGGCGTGCGTGCGCTGGTGCTGACCAATGCGTCGGGCGGTATCAATACGGACTTTTCGGTCGGCGACCTGATGCTGATCGAGGATCATATCAATATGACCGGCAAGAGCCCGCTCACCGGTTCAAACGATGCGGCGCTGGGTACGCGCTTTCCGGATATGACGTTTGCCTATGCGCCCACTCTGCGTGAACTGGCCAATCAGGCTGCCGCGGATTGCGGTATTGCGCTACGCCACGGCGTTTACTGCGGTGTGAACGGCCCACAGTTTGAAACGCCTGCCGAAATTCGCGCGTTCCGCGCGCTCGGCGCGGATGCCGTCGGAATGTCGACCGTGTACGAGGCGATCGCCGCCGCGCATTGCGGCCTGCCGGTTGCCGCCGTGGCGATGATCACCAATATGGCTTCCGGCGTTCTGATGCAGCCGTTATCCGGCGCGGAGGTAAACGAAATCGCCGCCGCGCGCGGCCCCGTGTTCCGTTCGTTCATCCGCGCGCTGATCTTCCATATATAA
- a CDS encoding sensor histidine kinase — protein sequence MQVKYKLMVGLWAVLFTYFYTLPARAMDMDPAQNYNIAPDVTPQPPAEPPSDPNTVKTADELAQWFVYNQEAGGTVSLAADLIWDRSHRITRPLSQVTILTGEHTIRIQPGAQWDVRAPLVFRGGGTIFYIEEGGTLSLYAENEIHATGDGATAILTEGPHGVVSDHGQVFAYGTGATAIRSQSDLTLSILSAMATGIDAIAVACEGDADLTYCRLIAEGEGARTVAATGGVTLDACYAMPEITGAASFSRSAVVSLSPLYTETGGKPYEPSLRFTICRLLSDSRPPLSVRIPLTLDVNGIGTEVEVQYALPVHFAPRFPEIDIGLPKAYTVPLYVLDPERPRLISADVQNGELRLSLYRPIPKETVTTVYVSTDDGATWVLQLTKEGSVSSYVPTGFRLEPGNKALFYLELSRDGKTQRSNLLTVSYTETGELLCPPDNGDYDGGDMEDDSSPTPPLDRPGKQTSESSRYPSHGAEPSAGKSLPALPLFPSISITDTEAEETAPRSPPQNAAPPQNAAPPQNAAPPLKPAEPFGAPVITPAFLPGVETQFPIRSAETLPTLEQTDELSPSTGANAPRGEPELSPVEMPPSHAAGSHSAVFYAAAICVLLFGISIVIGRLIYKRRFLGIGKALLVFFCVSTVLSGVLFFLVKFGLDSKYASQPQASQGVLNAALIPQEQSLTFLWDGWEFYEDNLTPEALHTGEHIPSYIYIGQFGEYYWSGSFPGGGATYRLTIETPDDGQTYALEIPHVFGTYRLWINGALYSSDTDKRPYLLVEPKNDRIELVIAVESHDQLYNGLVYPPTLGTPEAVWTLLQLRSVLTVLACGCAVFLALLYLLIGLKARKARRAFFFALLCICYVGTVMRVPLLTLGVPAESLLVFCRVCYYGIFLSTMLILNDLYAVKQEVMCATFFLGASMCLFVLWFQLWGVRGNMELFQLFSQTVTWYKFAVAAFLVGLSVLAVVRNRPYSIRLLFGVLFFAAALLADRIYPKYEPALSHWPVETAALLQIGIIAGVLISDTVRVYGDNILLHERDRITQALINAQTVQYTTLSRHLEDFARVRHDMRSLLIALQNRCQNGDYAGIDDLIQGSLGATAAPALTGNSLINAILSVLLGEAESERICVHTDLGPLPPKLHIADTDLCVLLSNLIRNAIEATSALPADQPRTIDLYLRYSWGDHMLNFSCKNPCRKKLRFTKGLPLSSKQSWGHGLGLKAVEELIQKYGGVLSLEQQNHVFIARFSI from the coding sequence ATGCAGGTTAAATACAAACTTATGGTTGGTTTATGGGCCGTTTTATTCACCTATTTTTATACGCTGCCGGCGCGGGCCATGGACATGGATCCGGCACAGAATTACAATATCGCGCCGGATGTAACTCCACAGCCCCCCGCCGAGCCGCCAAGCGACCCCAACACCGTAAAAACCGCCGATGAGCTGGCGCAATGGTTTGTGTATAACCAAGAAGCGGGAGGTACGGTAAGCCTCGCTGCTGATCTCATATGGGACCGTTCGCACCGCATCACACGCCCGCTTTCACAGGTAACGATCCTCACAGGGGAACATACCATCCGCATCCAGCCGGGCGCGCAATGGGATGTGCGCGCCCCTCTCGTTTTCCGGGGCGGCGGTACAATCTTTTACATAGAAGAGGGCGGTACGCTATCGCTTTACGCGGAAAATGAGATCCACGCGACAGGCGACGGCGCAACGGCTATTCTAACCGAAGGCCCGCATGGCGTCGTTTCCGATCACGGGCAAGTGTTTGCATATGGAACGGGCGCAACGGCCATTCGTTCACAAAGTGATCTTACCCTTTCCATTCTGTCCGCTATGGCCACCGGTATCGACGCCATAGCCGTAGCGTGCGAAGGCGACGCCGACCTGACCTACTGCCGTCTTATTGCCGAGGGCGAAGGGGCGCGGACGGTCGCCGCAACAGGCGGCGTTACGCTGGACGCCTGTTACGCTATGCCCGAAATAACGGGCGCGGCAAGTTTTTCCCGCTCGGCAGTGGTTTCGCTCTCTCCGCTTTATACGGAAACCGGAGGGAAACCCTATGAGCCAAGCCTGCGTTTTACCATTTGCCGGCTTCTTTCAGACAGTCGGCCGCCGCTTTCCGTCAGAATCCCGTTGACGTTGGATGTGAACGGAATTGGCACAGAAGTGGAAGTGCAATACGCACTGCCCGTACACTTTGCGCCCCGCTTTCCAGAGATCGATATCGGGCTGCCGAAAGCGTATACGGTTCCTCTCTATGTGCTCGATCCCGAACGCCCCCGCCTAATCTCTGCCGATGTACAGAACGGTGAACTGCGGCTCAGCCTTTACCGGCCCATACCCAAGGAAACAGTAACAACGGTATACGTTTCCACCGATGACGGCGCAACATGGGTGTTGCAGCTGACTAAGGAGGGTTCGGTTTCTTCCTATGTGCCAACGGGTTTCCGGTTGGAGCCCGGAAACAAGGCGCTTTTCTATTTGGAGCTGTCGCGCGATGGCAAAACACAGCGTTCCAATCTGCTTACGGTGTCCTACACCGAAACAGGGGAGCTTCTGTGCCCGCCGGATAACGGCGATTACGACGGCGGCGACATGGAGGATGACAGCTCACCGACACCTCCTCTCGATCGGCCGGGCAAACAGACCTCCGAAAGCTCGCGCTATCCTTCACACGGCGCGGAGCCGTCTGCGGGCAAATCACTTCCGGCGCTCCCGCTGTTTCCTTCTATCTCCATAACAGACACAGAAGCAGAGGAAACCGCTCCCCGTTCCCCGCCCCAAAATGCCGCCCCGCCCCAAAATGCCGCCCCGCCCCAAAATGCCGCCCCGCCGCTTAAACCTGCGGAGCCATTTGGGGCTCCGGTAATTACGCCCGCTTTCCTTCCCGGTGTGGAAACGCAATTCCCTATTCGATCCGCGGAGACGTTGCCCACGCTGGAACAAACCGATGAGCTGTCGCCGTCCACTGGTGCGAACGCTCCGCGCGGCGAACCGGAACTCTCTCCAGTAGAAATGCCCCCTTCACATGCCGCAGGGTCACACAGCGCTGTATTCTATGCCGCCGCTATCTGCGTACTGTTGTTTGGTATCAGCATCGTCATTGGTCGCCTAATCTATAAGCGACGTTTTCTCGGCATAGGCAAGGCGCTTCTCGTATTCTTTTGTGTTTCCACCGTGCTGAGCGGCGTTCTCTTCTTCTTAGTCAAATTCGGGCTGGACAGCAAATACGCTTCCCAGCCGCAAGCCAGCCAAGGCGTGCTGAACGCCGCCTTGATTCCTCAGGAACAGTCACTGACTTTTCTGTGGGATGGGTGGGAGTTCTACGAGGACAATCTCACCCCGGAGGCGCTCCATACCGGCGAACACATCCCGTCCTATATCTATATCGGACAGTTTGGGGAGTACTATTGGAGTGGTTCCTTTCCCGGCGGTGGCGCCACGTATCGCCTGACCATTGAAACACCGGACGACGGTCAAACCTACGCGCTGGAAATCCCTCATGTTTTCGGTACCTACCGACTTTGGATCAACGGCGCGCTCTACAGCAGTGATACGGACAAGCGCCCTTACCTGCTGGTGGAACCGAAAAACGACCGCATTGAGCTCGTAATAGCCGTAGAGTCACACGATCAGTTATACAACGGCCTTGTCTATCCCCCTACCCTCGGCACGCCTGAAGCGGTTTGGACGCTGCTGCAGCTCCGCTCCGTTCTTACGGTTTTGGCTTGTGGATGTGCTGTTTTTCTGGCTTTGCTGTATTTGTTGATCGGTCTTAAAGCACGCAAGGCCCGGCGGGCTTTCTTCTTTGCGCTGCTCTGCATTTGTTATGTGGGCACCGTAATGAGGGTTCCCCTACTCACCCTCGGCGTGCCCGCTGAAAGCTTGCTGGTTTTTTGCAGGGTATGCTACTACGGTATTTTTCTATCTACCATGCTAATTTTAAACGATTTATATGCGGTAAAGCAAGAGGTAATGTGCGCCACGTTCTTTTTAGGTGCATCCATGTGCCTATTTGTGCTTTGGTTCCAGCTTTGGGGCGTACGCGGGAATATGGAACTTTTCCAGCTCTTCAGCCAAACCGTAACTTGGTATAAGTTTGCTGTCGCCGCTTTTTTGGTCGGGCTGTCCGTGCTTGCCGTGGTGCGAAACCGTCCGTACAGCATACGGCTGCTATTTGGCGTTTTGTTTTTCGCCGCCGCGCTTCTGGCCGACCGCATCTATCCCAAGTATGAACCCGCGCTGTCACACTGGCCGGTGGAGACTGCCGCACTGCTCCAAATCGGTATCATCGCCGGGGTCTTGATCTCCGACACCGTACGGGTCTATGGAGACAATATTCTGCTGCATGAAAGAGACCGAATCACGCAAGCCCTAATCAACGCGCAAACCGTGCAGTATACCACGCTTTCCCGCCATTTGGAGGATTTCGCCCGCGTGCGCCACGATATGCGCAGCCTACTGATCGCTCTGCAAAACCGGTGCCAGAACGGTGACTATGCGGGAATAGATGACCTGATCCAAGGCAGCCTTGGCGCGACGGCCGCGCCCGCCCTCACTGGCAACAGCCTGATCAACGCGATTTTATCCGTGTTGCTTGGCGAAGCCGAAAGCGAGCGCATTTGCGTGCATACCGACTTGGGTCCCCTGCCGCCCAAGCTCCATATCGCGGATACCGACCTGTGCGTCCTGCTTTCCAATTTGATCCGCAACGCGATTGAAGCGACCAGCGCGCTGCCCGCAGATCAGCCGCGTACCATTGACCTGTATCTGCGATATAGTTGGGGCGATCATATGCTGAATTTCTCCTGCAAAAACCCTTGCCGCAAAAAGCTGCGTTTTACCAAAGGATTACCGCTTAGCTCAAAACAGAGTTGGGGACACGGTCTTGGTCTAAAGGCCGTGGAAGAACTGATACAAAAATACGGCGGCGTTCTTTCTCTGGAGCAGCAGAACCATGTCTTCATCGCTAGATTCTCAATATAA